One stretch of Anguilla anguilla isolate fAngAng1 chromosome 5, fAngAng1.pri, whole genome shotgun sequence DNA includes these proteins:
- the dennd5a gene encoding DENN domain-containing protein 5A isoform X4 produces MTTGFSSNSCRFADYFVICGLDTETGLEPDELSGENFEQSPLRRTFKSKVLAHYPDNVEWSPFDQDAVGMLCMPKGLSFRTQADSREPQFHSFIITREDGSRTYGFALTFYEEVTSKQICSAMQTLYHMHNAEQYDILHAPAPPPAAPAPHDDRRHVLHPSPALSRLQRFNSYDISRDTLYVSKCICLMAPMAFPQACRKVLEQLHRAVSSPQPPPLPLESYVYNILYEVPLPPVGRSLKFSGVYGPIVCQRPSTSELPLFDFPIREVFELLGVENVLQLFTCALLEIQILLYSQHYQRLMTVAESITALMFPYQWQHVYVPILPASLLHFLDAPVPYLMGLHSNGQDDRSKLELPQEANLCFVDIDNHFIELPEDLPQFPNKLEFIQEISEVLMAFGVPPEGSLHCSETVSKLRDFRAGDVASDKRNGNLAGSPLHSYLLKENQTIARLQALVKRTGLSLEKLDVKDEGSSNRDLKVQCDEEELKMHQLNIQVREVFANRFTQMFADYEVFVIQPSQDKEAWFSNREQMQNFDKASFLSDQPEPYLPFLSRFLETQMFASFIDSKILCHDDEDKEHTLRVFDLRVDKVRMLNVRTPTLRTSMYQKCANIAESEKAIEMRVSKIDHTALHPHLLDMRIGQGRYEPGFFPRLQSDVLSSGPTSNKWAKRSAPAQWRRKDRQKQHAEHLYLDNDQREKYIQEARNLGTTIRQPKLSNLSPSVIAQTNWKFVEGLLKECRNKTKRMLVEKMGREAVELGHGEVSITGVEENTLIASLCDLLERIWSHGLQVKQGKSALWSHLLHYQEGKEKKDATPGGLGPPAFIQESERRKSDAGSAMPPLKVSVIQDMRHIQNIGEIKTDVGKARAWVRLSMEKKLLSRHLKQLLSDHELTKKLYKRYAFLRCDDEKEQFLYHLLSFNAVDYFCFTNVFTTIMIPYHVVVIPSKKLGGSMFTANPWICVSGELAETGVLQVPKNTLEITFECQNLGKLTTVQMGHDNSGLYAKWLVECVLVRNEITGHAYKFPCGRWLGKGVDDGSLERILVGELLTPSSENEERMCRTPPMQQSPGMIRRLVTISPNSKPKLNTGQIQEGVGEAINGIVKHFHKPEKERGSLTLLLCGEFGLVWALDQVFQHGFKSPRLFKNVFIWDFLEKAQAHFESPEQREAAQDENRQTRAHNFCRFMRAINSTPRNIGKDGKFQMLVCLGARDHLLHHWIALLADCPITAQMYEESALIKDHSLVNSLIRVLQSLQEFNITLEASLVKGIRI; encoded by the exons GTGAGAATTTTGAGCAGAGTCCCCTGCGGAGGACATTCAAGTCCAAAGTCCTGGCACACTACCCCGACAATGTGGAGTGGAGCCCCTTTGACCAGGACGCGGTGGGCATG ctgtGCATGCCGAAGGGCCTGTCGTTCCGCACGCAGGCGGACTCGCGGGAGCCGCAGTTCCACTCCTTCATCATCACGCGGGAGGACGGCTCGCGCACCTACGGCTTCGCCCTCACCTTCTACGAGGAGGTGACCAGCAAGCAGATCTGCAGCGCCATGCAGACGCTGTACCACATGCACAACGCCGAGCAGTACGACATCCTGCAcgcgccggccccgcccccagccgcGCCCGCCCCCCACGACGACCGCCGCCACGTCCTGCACCCGTCCCCCGCCCTCTCCCGCCTGCAGCGCTTCAACTCCTACGACATCAGCCGCGACACGCTCTACGTCTCCAAGTGCATCTGCCTGATGGCGCCCATGGCGTTCCCGCAGGCCTGCCGGAAGGTTCTGGAGCAGCTGCACCGCGCCGTCTCCTCCCcgcagccgccgccgctgccgctggAGAGCTACGTCTACAACATCCTGTACGAGGTGCCGCTGCCGCCGGTGGGCCGCTCGCTCAAGTTCTCCGGCGTGTACGGGCCGATCGTGTGCCAGCGGCCCAGCACGTCCGAGCTCCCGCTCTTCGACTTCCCCATCCGGGAGGTGTTCGAGCTCCTCGGGGTGGAGAACGTGCTGCAGCTCTTCACCTGTGCCCTGCTGGAGATTCAGATCCTGCTCTACTCTCAGC acTACCAGCGGCTGATGACGGTGGCAGAGAGCATCACGGCCTTAATGTTCCCCTACCAGTGGCAGCACGTGTACGTGCCCATCCTGCCCGCCTCGCTGCTGCACTTCCTGGACGCGCCCGTCCCGTACCTGATGGGCCTGCACTCCAACGGCCAGGACGACCGCTCCAAGCTGGAGCTGCCCCAGGAG GCCAACTTGTGCTTCGTGGACATCGACAACCACTTCATCGAGCTGCCGGAGGACCTCCCGCAGTTCCCCAACAAGCTGGAGTTCATCCAGGAGATCTCGGAGGTGCTGATGGCGTTCGGCGTCCCCCCGGAGGGCAGCCTGCACTGCAGCGAGACCGTGTCCAAGCTGCGGGACTTCCGCGCCGGCGACGTGGCCTCCGACAAGCGCAACGGCAACCTGGCCGGCTCACCGCTCCACTCCTACCTGCTGAAGGAGAACCAGACCATCGCCCGCCTGCAGGCGCTGGTCAAGAGGACAGGCCTCAGCCTGGAGAAG TTGGATGTGAAGGATGAGGGCAGCAGTAACAGGGACCTGAAGGTGCAGTGTGAtgaggaggagctgaagatgcATCAGCTCAACATCCAGGTGCGCGAGGTCTTCGCCAACCGCTTCACGCAGATGTTCGCCGACTACGAGGTGTTCGTCATCCAGCCCAGCCAGGACAAGGAGGCCTGGTTCAGCAACCGGGAGCAGATGCAGAACTTCGACAAG GCCTCCTTCCTGTCGGACCAGCCGGAGCCGTACCTCCCCTTCCTGTCCCGCTTCCTGGAGACGCAGATGTTCGCCTCCTTCATCGACAGCAAGATCCTGTGCCACGACGACGAGGACAAGGAGCACACGCTGCGCGTCTTCGACCTGCGCGTCGACAAGGTCCGCATGCTGAACGTGCGCACGCCCACCCTGCGCACCTCCATGTACCAGAAGTGCGCCAACATCGCCGAGTCCG AGAAGGCCATTGAGATGAGGGTGTCCAAGATCGACCACACGGCGCTGCACCCCCACCTGCTGGACATGCGCATCGGGCAGGGCCGCTACGAGCCCGGCTTCTTCCCCCGCCTGCAGTCCGACGTGCTGTCCTCCGGCCCCACCAGCAACAA GTGGGCAAAGCGGAGTGCCCCTGCACAGTGGAGAAGGAAGGACCGGCAGAAGCAGCACGCTGAACACCTGTACCTGGATAACGACCAGAGAGAG AAGTACATCCAGGAGGCTCGGAACCTGGGCACCACGATCCGGCAGCCCAAGCTGTCCAACCTGTCCCCCTCCGTCATCGCGCAGACCAACTGGAAGTTTGTGGAGGGCCTTCTGAAGGAGTGCAGGAACAAG ACCAAGCGGATGCTGGTGGAGAAGATGGGGCGGGAGGCGGTGGAGCTGGGCCACGGGGAGGTGAGCATCACGGGCGTGGAGGAGAACACGCTCATCGCCAGCCTCTGCGACCTGCTGGAGCGCATCTGGAGCCACGGCCTGCAGGTCAAACAG GGTAAATCTGCGCTGTGGTCCCACCTGCTGCACTACcaggaggggaaagagaagaaggatgCCACGCCCGGTGGCCTGGGGCCTCCAG CGTTCATCCAGGAGTCTGAGAGAAGGAAGTCTGATGCCGGGTCTGCCATGCCCCCCCTAAAGGTGTCCGTCATACAGGACATGAG aCACATCCAGAACATCGGCGAGATCAAGACGGACGTTGGGAAGGCGCGGGCTTGGGTACGCCTCTCCATGGAGAAGAAGCTGCTGTCCAGACACCTCAAACAGCTGCTGTCTGACCACGAGCTGACCAA GAAACTGTACAAACGCTACGCCTTTCTGCGCTGTGACGATGAGAAAGAGCAGTTCCTTTACCACCTGCTCTCCTTCAACGCCGTGGACTATTTCTGCTTCACCAACGTCTTCACCACCATCA TGATCCCGTACCACGTAGTGGTCATTCCCAGTAAGAAGCTGGGAGGCTCCATGTTCACAGCCAACCCCTGGATCTGTGTGTCCGGGGAGCTGGCAGAAACGGGGGTCCTCCAGGTTCCAAAGAACACCCTGGAAATCACCTTTGAG tGCCAGAACCTGGGAAAGCTGACCACCGTGCAGATGGGACATGATAACTCAGGGCTTTATGCAAAGTGGCTGGTGGAGTGCGTGCTGGTGCGGAATGAGATCACGGGACACGCCTACAA GTTCCCGTGCGGCCGCTGGCTGGGGAAGGGCGTGGACGACGGCAGTCTGGAGCGCATCTTGGTGGGCGAGCTCCTGACCCCCAGCTCAGAGAACGAGGAGCGCATGTGCCGGACCCCCCCCATGCAGCAGTCCCCTGGTATGATCCGTAGGCTGGTCACCATCTCACCCAACAGCAAACCAA AGTTAAACACGGGGCAGATCCAGGAAGGCGTGGGAGAGGCCATCAATGGGATCGTTAAGCACTTCCACAAACCAGAGAAAGAG AGGGGCAGCCTGACCCTGCTGCTGTGTGGGGAGTTTGGCTTGGTCTGGGCCTTGGACCAGGTGTTCCAGCACGGCTTCAAGTCCCCGCGCCTCTTCAAGAACGTCTTCATCTGGGACTTCCTCG agaaGGCCCAGGCGCACTTTGAGAGCCCGGAGCAGAGGGAGGCGGCGCAGGACGAGAACCGGCAGACCAGGGCGCACAACTTCTGCCGCTTCATGCGCGCCATCAACAGCACACCCAGGAACATCGGCAAGGACGGAAAGTTCCAGATGCTGGTGTGTCTGGGAGCCAG AGACCACCTGCTGCACCACTGGATTGCTCTCCTGGCGGACTGTCCAATCACGGCGCAGATGTACGAGGAGTCGGCGCTGATAAAGGACCACTCGCTGGTCAACTCTCTGATCAGAGTGCTGCAGAGCCTGCAGGAGTTCAACATCACGCTGGAGGCCTCGCTCGTCAAGGGCATACGGATCTAG